From Enhydrobacter sp., the proteins below share one genomic window:
- a CDS encoding universal stress protein, translating into MSYKTILVNCDAGKKLAQRLDVATDVAQRFGSHLVGIHARPPFQSPMFFEGGMPMDTLFQAYEESANNDQKAAAAVFEKSLKGKHLSSEWRVANGFIDSELAVQARYADLLVVGQTDPDDSTPTPGDLPEAIALSTGRPILVVPHIGAKKPIGKNVLLCWNASRESARAATDALPILQKAAKVMVLVIDPHTSPEGHGAEPGADVATWLARHGVKVTVQRDVAADADVGNVILSRAADHDIDLIVMGLYGHSRMRELVLGGASRTVIASMTVPVLMSH; encoded by the coding sequence ATGAGCTACAAGACGATCCTGGTCAACTGCGACGCCGGCAAGAAGCTGGCCCAGCGTCTTGATGTCGCGACGGACGTGGCCCAGCGCTTCGGCTCCCACCTCGTCGGGATTCATGCGCGGCCCCCTTTCCAGTCGCCCATGTTCTTCGAGGGGGGGATGCCGATGGACACCTTGTTCCAGGCCTACGAGGAGTCTGCCAACAACGATCAGAAGGCCGCCGCCGCCGTCTTCGAGAAGTCGCTGAAAGGCAAGCACCTGTCCTCCGAATGGCGCGTCGCCAACGGCTTCATCGACAGCGAGCTCGCCGTCCAGGCGCGCTACGCCGACCTGCTGGTGGTCGGCCAGACCGACCCCGACGACTCGACGCCGACGCCGGGCGACCTGCCCGAGGCGATTGCGCTCTCGACCGGGCGTCCGATTCTCGTGGTGCCCCACATCGGCGCCAAGAAGCCGATCGGCAAGAACGTCCTGTTGTGCTGGAACGCCAGTCGCGAGAGCGCGCGCGCCGCCACCGACGCGCTGCCGATCCTGCAGAAGGCCGCCAAGGTCATGGTCCTGGTGATCGATCCGCACACCTCGCCCGAGGGCCACGGCGCGGAGCCGGGCGCCGATGTTGCCACGTGGCTCGCCCGCCACGGCGTCAAGGTCACCGTCCAGCGTGACGTCGCGGCCGACGCGGACGTCGGCAACGTGATCCTCTCTCGGGCAGCCGACCACGACATCGACCTTATCGTCATGGGCCTCTACGGGCATTCACGCATGCGCGAGCTGGTGCTGGGCGGCGCCA
- a CDS encoding sulfite exporter TauE/SafE family protein, translating into MAVCRAALGDAGRSTAGLPLSLFLIGLAGSVVHCVGMCGPFVLGQVVAGAGAARTRYGEWQRLADATLLPYHLGRATTYTALGAIAGATTALFAASPSFAWLTAALLALAAALLIVQSLGLAALPGVPWTIALSRFARPLTEARGLPARYALGVVLGFLPCGLLYGAIAAAAGTGSAAEGAVAMAAFALGTVPALVAVGWGGLMLRRRLGSIARWVATPLLLANAGLLLALASQRL; encoded by the coding sequence ATGGCGGTCTGCCGCGCCGCTCTGGGCGATGCCGGACGATCGACAGCCGGCCTGCCGCTGTCGCTGTTCCTGATCGGGCTCGCCGGCAGCGTCGTGCACTGCGTCGGCATGTGTGGGCCGTTCGTGCTCGGCCAGGTCGTGGCCGGCGCCGGCGCCGCGCGGACGCGCTACGGCGAATGGCAGCGCCTCGCCGACGCGACGCTGCTGCCCTATCACCTGGGCCGCGCCACCACCTACACGGCGCTCGGCGCGATCGCCGGCGCGACAACGGCGCTCTTCGCCGCCAGCCCGTCGTTCGCCTGGCTCACCGCCGCGCTCCTGGCGTTGGCGGCGGCATTGCTGATCGTGCAGTCGCTCGGCCTCGCGGCCTTGCCCGGCGTCCCCTGGACGATCGCCCTGTCCCGCTTCGCCCGGCCGCTCACCGAGGCGCGTGGCCTGCCGGCGCGCTATGCCCTGGGAGTCGTTCTGGGGTTCCTGCCGTGCGGCCTGCTCTACGGCGCGATCGCCGCGGCGGCCGGCACGGGCTCGGCGGCCGAAGGAGCGGTCGCCATGGCGGCCTTCGCGCTGGGCACCGTGCCGGCCCTGGTGGCCGTGGGCTGGGGCGGCCTGATGCTGCGGCGGCGCCTGGGCAGCATCGCGCGATGGGTAGCAACGCCGCTGTTGCTCGCCAACGCCGGGCTGCTGCTGGCGCTGGCGAGCCAGCGTCTGTGA
- a CDS encoding Hsp20/alpha crystallin family protein: MTEAKSLMPRGQSPFIGDLDQMFNRMMRGWPFGLPELPAMSEPRALRAFEHVPKVEVKENGSAYAVTVELPGLDEKDVKVTVEDDVLTITGEKKIERTDERTHYSERSYGSFTRAFTLPSDADHAKLAARFAKGVLTIDIPKTANPPAAVKQVEVKAG, encoded by the coding sequence ATGACAGAAGCGAAATCGTTGATGCCCCGCGGCCAGTCGCCATTCATCGGCGATCTCGACCAGATGTTCAACCGGATGATGCGCGGCTGGCCGTTCGGTCTGCCCGAACTGCCGGCGATGTCCGAACCGCGCGCGCTGCGTGCGTTTGAGCACGTTCCCAAGGTGGAGGTGAAGGAGAACGGCTCAGCCTACGCCGTGACGGTCGAACTGCCCGGTCTCGACGAGAAGGACGTCAAGGTGACGGTCGAGGACGACGTGCTCACCATCACGGGCGAGAAGAAGATCGAGCGCACGGACGAGAGGACGCACTATTCGGAGCGCAGCTACGGCAGCTTCACGCGCGCCTTCACCCTGCCGAGCGATGCCGACCACGCCAAGCTGGCGGCCAGGTTCGCCAAGGGCGTCCTGACCATCGACATTCCCAAGACCGCCAATCCGCCGGCCGCGGTCAAGCAGGTCGAGGTCAAGGCAGGCTAA
- a CDS encoding DUF2189 domain-containing protein has product MSEMVAVFRGPQPHIRKVPLDRPWTWLAAGWRDLWSVPTVSLGYGLLPVLAGWLAIALLLWFDLPYLVLPLSAGFFFVGPFIAVGLYEVSRRLEANHVVDGETTLLAWRRNPEQIALMGLVLLLLHLAWMRIAQLIFAVFEWRTVPSWDRFLDLAWYSSKSLPFLAIGMGCGAMLAALAFLVGAFSMPYLLDRRDANLFEAIATSVAAVRLNLRPMLLWAGLIVVLVALAMVPGLLGLVVVLPVVAHATWHAYRDVVRFPTTA; this is encoded by the coding sequence ATGAGCGAAATGGTGGCAGTCTTCCGCGGCCCGCAGCCGCATATCAGGAAAGTGCCGCTCGACCGGCCTTGGACGTGGCTCGCGGCGGGATGGCGCGACCTGTGGTCGGTGCCGACGGTCAGCCTCGGCTACGGGCTGCTGCCGGTGCTCGCCGGATGGCTGGCGATCGCGCTGCTGCTCTGGTTCGACCTGCCCTATCTCGTCCTGCCGCTCAGCGCCGGCTTCTTCTTCGTCGGTCCGTTCATCGCTGTCGGCCTCTACGAGGTCAGCCGGCGGCTCGAGGCCAACCATGTCGTCGACGGCGAAACGACGCTGCTGGCATGGCGACGCAATCCCGAGCAGATCGCGTTGATGGGTCTGGTGCTGCTGCTGCTGCATCTCGCGTGGATGCGCATCGCACAGTTGATCTTCGCGGTGTTCGAATGGCGCACCGTGCCGTCGTGGGACCGCTTCCTCGACCTCGCCTGGTACTCCAGCAAGAGCCTGCCGTTCCTGGCGATCGGCATGGGCTGTGGCGCGATGCTGGCCGCGCTCGCCTTCCTCGTCGGTGCCTTCTCGATGCCCTACTTGCTCGATCGCCGCGATGCCAACCTGTTCGAGGCGATCGCCACCTCGGTCGCCGCGGTGCGGCTCAATCTCCGGCCGATGCTGCTGTGGGCCGGCCTGATCGTCGTGCTGGTGGCGCTCGCCATGGTGCCCGGCCTGCTCGGCCTCGTCGTCGTGTTGCCGGTCGTAGCCCATGCCACCTGGCATGCCTATCGCGACGTCGTGCGCTTTCCGACGACGGCTTGA
- the ccoN gene encoding cytochrome-c oxidase, cbb3-type subunit I: MSSQAVSSAPSSISPRYVEDVIRAGVVLTVFWGIAAFLVGVVIAAQLVWPQLSLDSEYLTFGRLRPLHTSAAIFAFGGTALIATSFHVVQRTCRATLFGGAPAGWFVLLGYQLFIVIAATGYLLGITQSKEYAEPEWYADLWLTVVWVTYLIVYLGTVMKREEPHIYVANWFYLAFIITIAMLHIVNNLTIPVSIVGVKSYSAWSGVQDAMIQWWYGHNAVGFFLTAAFLGMMYYYIPKAANRPIYSYRLSIVHFWSLVFLYIWAGPHHLHYTSLPDWAQTLGMVFSVMLWMPSWGGMINGLMTLSGAWDKLRTDPALRFSVTAVGFYGMSTFEGPVMSIKAVNSLSHYTDWTIGHVHSGALGWVAFIVFGTVYYMVPKLWNRPAMWSTRLIGWHYWIATLGIVLYITAMWVSGIMQGLMWRAYDELGFLQYSFVETVAAMQPFYLIRLVGGVFFLGGALLMAFNVWRTLRAVPERATLAERPAIAA; encoded by the coding sequence ATGTCCAGCCAAGCCGTTTCGTCCGCCCCTTCATCGATCTCGCCGCGCTATGTCGAGGACGTCATCCGCGCCGGCGTCGTGCTCACGGTGTTCTGGGGCATCGCCGCCTTCCTGGTCGGCGTGGTGATCGCCGCCCAGCTCGTCTGGCCGCAGCTCAGCCTCGACAGCGAGTATCTGACCTTCGGGCGTCTGCGACCGCTGCATACCTCCGCCGCCATCTTCGCCTTCGGTGGTACGGCGCTGATCGCCACCTCGTTCCACGTCGTGCAGCGCACCTGCCGCGCCACGCTGTTCGGCGGCGCGCCGGCGGGCTGGTTCGTGCTGCTGGGCTATCAGCTCTTCATCGTCATCGCCGCCACCGGCTACCTGCTCGGCATCACGCAGAGCAAGGAATACGCCGAGCCCGAATGGTATGCCGATCTCTGGCTGACCGTCGTGTGGGTTACGTACCTGATCGTCTATCTCGGCACCGTGATGAAGCGCGAGGAACCGCACATCTATGTCGCGAACTGGTTCTACCTCGCCTTCATCATCACCATCGCGATGCTGCACATCGTCAACAACCTGACGATCCCGGTGTCGATCGTCGGCGTGAAGAGCTACAGCGCCTGGTCGGGCGTGCAGGACGCCATGATCCAGTGGTGGTACGGCCACAACGCGGTCGGCTTCTTCCTGACCGCCGCCTTCCTCGGCATGATGTACTATTACATCCCCAAGGCGGCGAACCGGCCGATCTATTCCTACCGGCTGTCGATCGTCCATTTCTGGTCCCTGGTGTTCCTGTACATCTGGGCCGGCCCGCACCACCTGCACTACACGTCGCTGCCCGACTGGGCGCAGACGCTCGGCATGGTGTTCTCGGTCATGCTGTGGATGCCGAGCTGGGGCGGCATGATCAACGGCCTCATGACGCTGTCGGGCGCGTGGGACAAGCTGCGCACCGACCCGGCGCTGCGCTTCTCGGTCACCGCCGTCGGCTTCTACGGCATGTCGACTTTCGAGGGGCCGGTCATGTCGATCAAGGCGGTGAACTCGCTCAGCCACTACACCGACTGGACGATCGGCCACGTCCATTCCGGCGCGCTGGGCTGGGTCGCCTTCATCGTGTTCGGCACGGTCTACTACATGGTGCCGAAGCTGTGGAACCGGCCGGCCATGTGGTCGACGCGCCTGATCGGCTGGCACTACTGGATCGCCACGCTCGGTATCGTTCTCTACATCACCGCGATGTGGGTGAGCGGCATCATGCAGGGCCTGATGTGGCGCGCCTACGACGAGCTCGGCTTCCTGCAGTACTCGTTCGTCGAGACCGTCGCGGCGATGCAGCCCTTCTATCTCATCCGTCTGGTGGGGGGCGTGTTCTTCCTGGGTGGCGCCCTGCTCATGGCCTTCAACGTGTGGCGTACCCTGCGCGCGGTGCCCGAACGGGCGACGCTCGCAGAGCGCCCGGCGATCGCGGCGTAA
- the ccoO gene encoding cytochrome-c oxidase, cbb3-type subunit II, producing the protein MSYFRHEIVEKNVILLVVLTLITVSIGGLVQIIPLFTIETTIERVEGVRPYTPLELAGRNIYIREGCYVCHSQQIRPFKDEVERYGHYSLAAESIYDRPFQWGSKRTGPDLARVGGRYSNDWHVEHLVSPRAVVPESIMPAYPFLAARKLAYGDIADHLEALRVVGTPYTDEMVKNARADLEAQASPDADTTELLKRYPRTPVGKFNPSAEAITEMDALVAYLQMLGTLVQFADIPPERLRQ; encoded by the coding sequence ATGTCCTACTTTCGTCACGAGATCGTCGAAAAGAACGTCATCCTGCTGGTGGTGCTGACGCTGATCACCGTGTCGATCGGCGGCTTGGTGCAGATCATCCCGCTCTTCACCATCGAGACGACCATCGAGCGCGTCGAGGGCGTGCGGCCCTATACGCCGCTCGAGCTGGCCGGTCGCAACATCTACATCCGCGAAGGCTGCTATGTCTGCCACAGCCAGCAGATCCGCCCCTTCAAGGACGAGGTCGAGCGCTACGGCCACTACAGCCTGGCGGCCGAGAGCATCTACGACCGGCCGTTCCAGTGGGGTTCCAAGCGCACCGGCCCGGACCTAGCGAGGGTGGGCGGCCGCTATTCCAACGACTGGCATGTCGAGCACCTCGTCTCGCCGCGTGCCGTCGTGCCGGAGAGCATCATGCCGGCCTATCCATTCCTCGCCGCACGCAAGCTCGCCTACGGCGACATCGCCGACCATCTCGAGGCGCTGCGCGTCGTTGGCACCCCCTACACCGACGAGATGGTGAAGAACGCGCGCGCCGATCTTGAGGCGCAGGCAAGCCCCGATGCCGACACGACCGAGTTGCTGAAGCGCTATCCGCGCACTCCGGTTGGTAAATTCAACCCGTCGGCCGAGGCCATCACCGAGATGGATGCGCTGGTCGCCTACCTGCAGATGCTGGGCACCCTGGTGCAGTTCGCCGACATCCCGCCCGAGCGGCTGCGGCAATAG
- a CDS encoding cbb3-type cytochrome c oxidase subunit 3 — translation MLQSLGEILSSIWTVWAIGVFAGIGFWAWRPANRARFERDAHIPLNDEG, via the coding sequence ATGTTGCAGAGTCTCGGCGAGATCCTATCGTCGATCTGGACCGTGTGGGCGATTGGCGTGTTTGCCGGCATCGGCTTCTGGGCGTGGCGTCCCGCCAACCGCGCGCGCTTCGAGCGCGACGCGCACATCCCCTTGAACGACGAAGGCTGA
- the ccoP gene encoding cytochrome-c oxidase, cbb3-type subunit III yields MPTKIEKDAVTGTDTTGHEWDGVKELNTPLPSWWIYTFWATIVFAIVYCVLYPAWPSLDGHTRGVLGYWSRAELAQELDTQVRARGRYVERIRATPLADIGKDPELLNFAIAGGRSAFQTNCVQCHGAGGAGSKGYPNLADDEWLWGGKLDQLHATIAYGVRNAHEKSRQSAMPRFGADGILTAAQVGAVTDYVLSLSGHGTAAPEGAKLFQDNCAACHQADGKGNQDLGAPNLADGLWLYGGDRNSIYRSVFYARNGSMPAWADRLDEATLKMLAIYVHSLGGGR; encoded by the coding sequence ATGCCGACCAAGATCGAGAAGGATGCGGTCACCGGGACCGACACTACCGGCCACGAATGGGACGGGGTGAAGGAGCTCAACACGCCGCTGCCGAGCTGGTGGATCTACACCTTCTGGGCAACCATCGTGTTCGCGATCGTCTATTGCGTCCTCTATCCCGCCTGGCCGTCGCTCGACGGCCACACCAGGGGCGTTCTGGGCTACTGGAGCCGCGCCGAGCTCGCGCAGGAACTCGACACCCAGGTCAGGGCGCGGGGCCGCTACGTCGAACGCATCCGCGCCACGCCGCTCGCCGACATCGGCAAGGACCCCGAGCTGCTCAACTTCGCCATCGCGGGCGGCCGCTCGGCGTTCCAGACCAATTGCGTACAATGCCACGGCGCCGGCGGTGCGGGTAGCAAGGGCTATCCCAACCTCGCCGACGATGAATGGCTGTGGGGCGGAAAGCTCGACCAACTCCACGCGACCATCGCCTACGGCGTGCGCAACGCCCATGAGAAGTCGCGTCAGTCGGCGATGCCGCGCTTCGGCGCCGACGGCATCCTCACGGCGGCGCAGGTCGGCGCCGTCACCGACTACGTGCTGAGCCTGTCGGGCCACGGCACAGCCGCACCCGAGGGCGCCAAGCTGTTCCAGGACAATTGCGCGGCCTGCCACCAGGCCGACGGCAAAGGCAACCAGGATTTGGGAGCGCCCAATCTGGCCGACGGGCTGTGGCTCTATGGCGGCGACCGCAACTCGATCTATCGCTCCGTCTTCTACGCCCGCAACGGCAGCATGCCGGCCTGGGCCGATCGGCTCGACGAGGCGACCCTGAAGATGCTCGCTATCTACGTCCATTCGCTGGGCGGCGGGCGCTGA
- the ccoG gene encoding cytochrome c oxidase accessory protein CcoG encodes MDTRLNDEDAVSVRVRKEAQPLYATRIKVYPRAVAGRWRTIKWSVLVLLLALYYLVPWLRWDRGPGAPDQAILIDLEGRRGWFFDVTIWPQEVYFVTGLLILGAVGLFLATSLFGRIWCGFACPQTVWTDLFMLVERLIEGDRNARVRLDRAPMSGGKIARKGLKHAAWLAIAAATGGAWVFYYVDAPSTVVKIFRGEASLEIYFFIGLLTATTYMLAGWAREQVCTYMCPWPRFQAAMLDEQSLLVTYEKWRGETRGKHKAGASWEGRGDCVDCTLCVAVCPMGIDIRDGQQLECIGCGLCVDACNQTMDKVGRPRGLIRWDTLARQQDRERRAAVGAWRALRPRTLLYGALLLIVTGAMLTAFLLRTDTELTVQRDRSPNFVRLSNGDIRNSYTVKVLNKTREERSLVLSLDGLAQASLAQVGDGAFTVHPDSVGTFRILVTVPATAAPSGSRSIEFIVRDRQGRERAAHGAVFIGPAR; translated from the coding sequence ATGGACACCAGGCTCAACGACGAGGATGCCGTCTCGGTACGGGTCCGCAAGGAAGCCCAACCGCTCTATGCGACGCGGATAAAGGTCTATCCGCGCGCTGTCGCCGGGCGTTGGCGCACAATCAAGTGGAGCGTGCTCGTCCTTCTGCTCGCCCTCTATTACCTCGTGCCCTGGCTGCGCTGGGATCGCGGACCGGGCGCGCCCGACCAGGCGATCCTGATCGATCTCGAAGGCCGCCGCGGCTGGTTCTTCGACGTCACGATCTGGCCGCAGGAAGTCTACTTCGTCACCGGCCTGCTGATTCTCGGTGCCGTCGGCCTGTTCCTGGCGACCTCGCTGTTCGGCCGCATCTGGTGCGGCTTCGCCTGCCCGCAGACCGTATGGACCGATCTCTTCATGCTGGTCGAGCGCCTGATCGAGGGCGACCGCAATGCCCGCGTCAGGCTCGACCGCGCGCCGATGTCGGGCGGCAAGATCGCGCGCAAGGGGCTGAAGCACGCGGCCTGGCTGGCGATCGCCGCGGCGACTGGCGGCGCCTGGGTATTCTACTACGTCGACGCTCCCTCGACGGTCGTGAAGATCTTCCGCGGCGAAGCCTCTCTGGAGATCTACTTCTTCATCGGCCTGCTGACCGCGACAACCTACATGTTGGCCGGCTGGGCACGCGAACAGGTCTGCACCTACATGTGCCCGTGGCCGCGCTTCCAGGCGGCAATGCTCGACGAGCAGAGCCTGCTGGTCACCTACGAAAAGTGGCGTGGCGAGACGCGCGGCAAGCACAAGGCCGGCGCGAGCTGGGAGGGCCGCGGCGACTGCGTCGACTGCACGCTCTGTGTCGCCGTCTGCCCCATGGGCATCGACATCCGCGACGGCCAGCAGCTCGAATGCATCGGCTGCGGCCTTTGCGTCGATGCCTGCAACCAGACCATGGACAAGGTCGGCCGGCCGCGCGGCCTGATCCGCTGGGACACGCTCGCCCGCCAGCAGGACCGCGAGCGGCGAGCGGCGGTCGGCGCCTGGCGCGCGTTGCGCCCACGCACCCTGCTCTACGGCGCGCTTCTGCTGATCGTCACCGGGGCGATGCTGACGGCCTTCCTGCTGCGCACCGACACCGAGCTGACCGTGCAGCGAGACCGCAGCCCGAACTTCGTGCGTCTCAGCAACGGCGACATTCGCAACTCCTATACCGTCAAGGTGCTGAACAAGACGCGCGAGGAACGCAGCCTCGTGCTCTCGCTCGACGGCCTCGCGCAGGCGAGTCTCGCCCAGGTTGGCGACGGCGCCTTCACCGTGCATCCCGACAGCGTCGGCACCTTCCGCATCCTCGTCACCGTGCCCGCCACCGCCGCGCCGTCGGGATCGAGATCCATCGAGTTCATCGTGCGCGACCGGCAGGGCCGCGAACGCGCCGCGCACGGCGCCGTCTTCATCGGCCCGGCCCGATAG
- a CDS encoding FixH family protein, translated as MTTASVQRSRHIPWIFVAGFAVVVAVNAVMVWFAVGSFSGLYAHKPRDRGLHYNQVVAEQRARDALGWRIDSRWHPETGRLEVVATAADGVPLAGARVSVELVRPAEKRPPLGIAMSAVGIGRYAGYVDLPARGNWDLDIVVEFDGKRYAVTRRMFLQ; from the coding sequence ATGACCACCGCCTCCGTCCAGCGCAGCCGCCACATCCCGTGGATCTTCGTCGCCGGCTTCGCCGTCGTGGTAGCGGTCAACGCCGTGATGGTGTGGTTCGCCGTCGGCTCCTTCTCCGGCCTCTATGCCCACAAGCCCCGCGACCGCGGCCTGCACTACAACCAAGTCGTCGCCGAGCAGCGCGCGCGCGACGCCCTGGGCTGGCGGATCGATAGCCGCTGGCACCCGGAGACAGGACGCCTGGAGGTCGTCGCGACGGCCGCCGACGGCGTGCCGCTCGCCGGCGCCCGTGTTTCGGTCGAGCTGGTGCGGCCGGCCGAGAAGCGCCCGCCCTTGGGCATCGCCATGAGCGCCGTGGGGATCGGCCGCTACGCCGGCTACGTAGACCTGCCAGCGCGCGGCAACTGGGACCTCGACATCGTCGTGGAATTCGACGGCAAGCGCTATGCCGTCACACGCCGGATGTTCCTCCAGTGA
- the cadA gene encoding cadmium-translocating P-type ATPase codes for MPADATSGFCCAGCASAHAIIGAAGLDSFYRRLEDTHARRPESLDIDFTPHARASGTDEAALDLLVDGLDCAACVWLIESLLARNPAIVQARVNLSTRRLALRWRGTPAEANDHAALVAALGFRLAPFESLKASAQDDREARDLLRSLAVAGFAATNVMLLSVAVWAGHDGSMGDATRTLFHWLSAAIALPAIVYAGRPFFRSAFAALKAGRSNMDVPISIGVTLASIVSLHETWTSQQHAYFDSAITLLFFLLIGRYLDRRARGRARQAVQALLALSNRNVSVLLADGTAASRRVDQLKSGDLLLVAAGDRLGADGEVVDGVSSLDAALVSGESVPVSVEPGTKVFAGMVNLGAPLRVKVAATGERTLLAEIVRLVEAAERGRTRFVALADRVARAYAPVVHVTALLAFLGWMFVGGLPWDRALLIATAVLIITCPCALALAVPVVQVVASTRLLRAGVLLLSPTALERLARIDHVVLDKTGTLTLGRPELVDWTGSPAALRLAAGIAAGSRHPLAQALVRAAPLVAVSEGVVEHPGLGLQQGDVRLGSARFCGVQAASDDGRSELWLSRPGHAPQRFAFADRLRPDAAAAVTFLQADGLPVELLSGDRPLAVAQAARDVGIAWRAEQRPADKARHLESLAAQGKRVLMVGDGLNDAPSLAAAHASLSPATASEATQNAADAVFQGDSLLPVVETVHVARQADRLVRQNLALALFYNLAAVPLAIAGEVTPLVAAIAMSSSSLLVIGNALRLGSRSRRRMP; via the coding sequence CTGCCGGCCGACGCGACGTCGGGTTTCTGCTGCGCCGGCTGCGCCAGCGCCCACGCCATCATCGGCGCGGCGGGTCTCGACTCCTTCTACCGTCGGCTCGAGGACACGCACGCCCGCCGGCCCGAGTCCCTCGACATCGACTTCACGCCGCACGCCCGCGCCTCGGGCACCGACGAGGCGGCGCTCGACCTGCTGGTCGACGGCCTCGACTGCGCGGCCTGCGTCTGGCTGATCGAGAGCCTGCTGGCGCGCAACCCGGCGATCGTGCAGGCGCGCGTTAACCTTTCCACACGCCGCCTCGCGCTGCGCTGGCGCGGCACGCCGGCCGAGGCCAACGACCACGCCGCGCTGGTCGCCGCGCTGGGCTTCCGCCTCGCCCCCTTCGAGTCGCTGAAGGCCTCGGCGCAGGACGACCGCGAGGCGCGCGACCTGTTGCGCAGCCTCGCCGTCGCGGGCTTCGCGGCCACCAACGTCATGCTGCTCTCGGTCGCCGTCTGGGCAGGACACGACGGCTCGATGGGCGACGCCACACGGACCCTGTTCCACTGGCTGTCGGCGGCGATCGCGCTGCCAGCCATCGTCTATGCGGGGCGGCCGTTCTTCCGCTCGGCCTTCGCCGCGCTCAAGGCCGGCCGCAGCAACATGGACGTGCCGATCTCGATCGGCGTGACGCTCGCCTCGATCGTCAGCCTGCATGAGACATGGACCAGCCAGCAGCACGCTTATTTCGACTCGGCGATCACGCTCCTCTTCTTTCTGCTGATCGGCCGCTATCTCGATCGTCGCGCGCGCGGCCGCGCCCGGCAGGCGGTGCAGGCGCTGCTGGCACTGTCGAACCGCAACGTCAGCGTACTGCTGGCGGATGGAACGGCCGCGTCGCGCCGCGTCGATCAGTTGAAGTCGGGCGACCTGTTGCTGGTCGCGGCGGGCGATCGGCTCGGCGCCGACGGCGAGGTCGTCGACGGCGTCTCCTCGCTCGATGCTGCGCTGGTCAGCGGCGAGAGCGTCCCGGTATCCGTCGAGCCCGGCACGAAGGTGTTCGCCGGCATGGTCAATCTCGGCGCGCCGCTGCGCGTCAAGGTCGCGGCGACGGGCGAGCGCACGCTGCTCGCCGAGATCGTGCGCCTGGTCGAGGCGGCCGAGCGCGGCCGCACGCGCTTCGTCGCGCTGGCCGATCGGGTGGCGCGCGCCTATGCGCCGGTGGTCCACGTCACCGCGTTGCTCGCCTTCCTCGGCTGGATGTTCGTGGGCGGCCTGCCGTGGGATCGCGCCCTGTTGATCGCCACCGCGGTGCTGATCATCACCTGCCCCTGCGCGCTGGCGCTGGCGGTGCCGGTCGTACAAGTGGTGGCGAGCACGCGGCTGTTGCGGGCCGGCGTTCTACTGCTCTCGCCAACGGCGCTCGAGCGGCTGGCCCGAATCGACCATGTCGTGCTCGACAAAACCGGGACGCTGACCCTCGGCCGACCCGAGCTGGTCGACTGGACCGGCAGCCCCGCGGCGCTGCGGCTGGCCGCCGGCATCGCCGCCGGTTCCCGCCATCCGCTGGCGCAGGCGCTGGTGCGTGCCGCGCCCCTCGTCGCCGTTTCCGAGGGCGTCGTCGAGCATCCCGGACTGGGCCTGCAACAGGGCGACGTCCGGCTGGGCTCGGCACGGTTCTGCGGCGTGCAGGCGGCGAGCGACGACGGCCGCTCTGAGCTGTGGCTCAGCCGACCGGGCCATGCGCCGCAGCGTTTCGCCTTCGCGGACCGGCTGCGTCCGGATGCGGCAGCCGCGGTGACGTTCCTCCAGGCCGACGGCCTGCCGGTGGAGCTCCTGTCCGGCGACCGTCCGCTCGCGGTTGCCCAGGCAGCGCGGGACGTCGGAATCGCCTGGCGCGCCGAACAGAGGCCTGCCGACAAGGCCCGACATCTCGAGAGCCTAGCCGCCCAGGGCAAGCGCGTGCTGATGGTGGGCGACGGGCTGAACGACGCACCGTCCCTCGCCGCCGCCCACGCCTCCCTGTCGCCGGCCACGGCGTCGGAGGCCACCCAGAACGCCGCCGACGCGGTGTTCCAGGGCGACAGCCTGCTGCCCGTGGTCGAGACGGTGCACGTGGCGCGCCAGGCCGACCGGCTGGTGCGACAGAACCTGGCGCTGGCGCTCTTCTACAACCTCGCCGCGGTGCCGCTCGCCATCGCCGGCGAGGTGACGCCGCTGGTGGCGGCGATCGCCATGTCTTCGTCCTCGTTGCTGGTCATCGGCAATGCGCTGCGGCTTGGATCCAGATCAAGGCGGAGGATGCCCTGA
- the ccoS gene encoding cbb3-type cytochrome oxidase assembly protein CcoS — MDSLLLLVPAALLLGLMALAAFLWALRNGQFDDPDGSAGRILFDD; from the coding sequence ATGGATAGCCTTCTTTTGCTCGTGCCGGCCGCCCTGCTGCTCGGACTGATGGCCTTGGCGGCGTTCCTGTGGGCGCTGCGCAACGGCCAGTTCGACGATCCCGACGGGTCGGCGGGCCGCATCCTGTTCGACGATTGA